One window of Athalia rosae chromosome 4, iyAthRosa1.1, whole genome shotgun sequence genomic DNA carries:
- the LOC105693775 gene encoding chromodomain-helicase-DNA-binding protein Mi-2 homolog isoform X3 produces the protein MASDEEVDESFAGEEEADEAGVAVPNAGQPVGEGSSDAEESQRLEEDDDYEPEERKKKKGKKRKARSEDKKGKKKKKKKKSDSGDESDFAGAEPAEGAGEDSDYAGNRKNRKSSSRKSSGHNTSAVQPQEPNTGMPTIEEVCSTFGLTDVQIDYSEADFQNLTTYKLFQQHVRPLLAKENPKVPMSKLMMLVAAKWRDFSELNPNTQPDADAPSGNLDDDSRSSRGNRGAPVQEIDEDEDEDDDSDRRRKSRGSRAKKGKKASKVPTLKIKLGKRKRGSSDEEAEGSGAGSDRDSDMEFEQMLADAEEPTGAEGGGKGPEESGTEAAPADPPVRRKAKTKIGNKTKKKKKTKTTSKFPDGEEGLQTDHQDYCEVCQQGGEIILCDTCPRAYHLVCLEPELEETPEGKWSCPHCEGEGGAADDDDEHMEFCRVCKDGGELLCCDSCTSAYHTHCLNPPLSEIPDGDWKCPRCSCPPIHGKVAKILTWRWSECPETPSEEPSTSKAAPKQRKMREFFVKWAEMSHWHCDWITELQLDVFHPLMFRNYTRKYDMDDPPKLEEPLDESDTRVKRLQQQDGATNRDNYNLEERFYRYGVRPEWLVVHRVINHRIQRDGRATYLVKWRDLGYDQATWEDENADIPGLKQAVEYYLDLRAANSCDGSSSRKGKKGKGKRSKTREIIDDEERTPKRYTPPPEKPTTDLKKKYERQPDYLDITGMQLHPYQLEGLNWLRYSWGQGIDTILADEMGLGKTIQTITFLYSLYKEGHCKGPFLVSVPLSTIINWEREFETWAPDFYCVTYVGDKDSRIVIRENELSFEEGAVRGGRASKIRSSQIKFNVLLTSYELISIDSACLGSIDWAVLVVDEAHRLKSNQSKFFRLLASYNIAYKLLLTGTPLQNNLEELFHLLNFLCRDKFNDLAAFQNEFADISKEEQVKRLHEMLGPHMLRRLKADVLKNMPSKSEFIVRVELSPMQKKYYKYILTRNFEALNPKGGGQQVSLLNIMMDLKKCCNHPYLFPAASQEAPTGPNGNYEGSALIKAAGKLVLLSKMLKKLRDGGHRVLIFSQMTKMLDILEDYLEGEGYKYERIDGNITGTQRQEAIDRFNAPGAQQFVFLLSTRAGGLGINLATADTVIIYDSDWNPHNDIQAFSRAHRIGQANKVMIYRFVTRNSVEERVTQVAKRKMMLTHLVVRPGMGGKGANFSKQELDDILRFGTEELFKEEEGKEDEAIHYDDKAVAELLDRSKEGIEQKENWANEYLSSFKVASYVTKEGEIEEEADTEIIKQEAENTDPAYWIKLLRHHYEQQQEDIARTLGKGKRVRKQVNYNDGGVTGDQGTRDDQPWQENLSDYNSDFSAPSDDDKEDDDFDEKGDGDLLSRRSRRRLERRDEKDRPLPPLLARVNGNIEVLGFNARQRKAFLNAIMRYGMPPQDAFNSQWLVRDLRGKSEKNFKAYVSLFMRHLCEPGADNAETFADGVPREGLSRQHVLTRIGVMSLIRKKVQEFEHINGYYSMPEMIRKPVEPVEPVKAEGAGDSGATGTSSTSATPATSNAPSPSPAATPTPVNISNDPAVKPNTESLESRETKEDVKEKDKETTDAQEIKEEQKEPKDEEELNKDKENEEEKEEIKPTDGEAEKSEKAKDKVEAKSEDKQPVKLDEKPEITEIKPKPESEEDVVIVKDDDDETDKKEEKESKHKETKESDSEATKPKRKFMFNIADGGFTELHTLWLNEEKAAVPGREYEIWHRRHDYWLLAGIVTHGYGRWQDIQNDIRFAIINEPFKMDVGKGNFLEIKNKFLARRFKLLEQALVIEEQLRRAAYLNLTQDPNHPAMSLNARFAEVECLAESHQHLSKESLAGNKPANAVLHKVLNQLEELLSDMKSDVSRLPATLARIPPVAQRLQMSERSILSRLAATAPGGNNTQSGQAALLAQQFPAGFSGGQLPATFAGAANFGNFRPQYSVPGQPPQGFTA, from the exons ATGGCCTCAGACGAGGAGGTTGATGAAAGCTTTGCCG GAGAGGAAGAAGCGGATGAAGCTGGAGTAGCAGTACCAAATGCTGGTCAACCTGTTGGCGAGGGCTCCTCTGATGCTGAGGAGTCTCAGAGATTG GAGGAAGATGATGACTATGAGCCAGAAGAacgtaagaagaagaaaggaaaaaagcgaaaagctCGTAGCGAAGATaagaaaggcaaaaaaaagaagaagaagaaaaaatccgatTCAGGAGAT GAGAGTGACTTTGCTGGGGCTGAACCAGCAGAGGGTGCAGGGGAGGATAGTGACTATGCAGGAAAtcgtaaaaatcgaaaatcttccTCAAGAAAATCTTCTGGTCATAATACATCAGCAGTACAACCTCAAGAACCCAATACTGGAATGCCAACAATAGAAGAAGTTTGTAGCACATTTGGGCTCACCGATGTACAGATTGATTATTCTGAAGCAGATTTCCAAAATCTTACGACATACAAGCTGTTCCAGCAACATGTCAGGCCTCTTTTAGCTAAAGAAAATCCAAAG GTGCCTATGTCTAAGCTGATGATGCTAGTAGCTGCTAAGTGGAGGGATTTCTCCGAGCTGAATCCCAACACTCAACCAGATGCGGATGCACCATCTGGGAACCTCGATGATGATAGCAGAAGTTCGAGAGGTAATCGTGGAGCTCCTGTTCAAGAGAtcgatgaagatgaagatgaggATGATGACAGtgatcgaagaagaaaatccagAGGCTCACGAGccaagaaaggaaagaaggcTTCAAAAGTTCCCACCCTAAAAATTAAACTGGGAAAACGTAAACGTGGCAGTTCG GATGAAGAGGCAGAAGGCAGCGGTGCTGGGTCTGACAGAGACTCAGACATGGAGTTTGAGCAAATGCTTGCTGATGCAGAAGAGCCCACAGGAGCAGAGGGTGGTGGTAAAGGGCCTGAAGAAAGTGGTACCGAAGCTGCCCCAGCTGATCCTCCAGTTAGAAGAAAGGCTAAAACTAAAATCGGCAACAAGactaaaaagaagaagaagactaAGACTACATCAAAATTTCCTGATGGCGAGGAAGGTCTCCAG ACCGACCACCAAGACTATTGCGAAGTGTGTCAGCAGGGTGGTGAAATCATATTGTGTGATACTTGTCCTAGGGCATACCATCTGGTTTGTCTCGAGCCAGAATTAGAGGAAACTCCTGAGGGCAAGTGGAGCTGCCCTCACTGCGAAGGCGAAG GTGGTGCggctgatgatgatgatgagcaTATGGAATTCTGCAGAGTCTGCAAAGATGGTGGTGAACTTCTGTGTTGCGATAGCTGCACGAGCGCTTATCACACGCATTGTTTAAATCCTCCGCTTTCTGAAATACCCGACGGCGATTGGAAGTGTCCAAGATGTTCTTGTCCGCCGATTCATGGAAAAG TGGCCAAGATTCTTACTTGGCGATGGTCAGAATGTCCCGAAACGCCATCAGAGGAACCATCGACGAGTAAAGCTGCTCCCAAGCAACGTAAAatgcgagaatttttcgtcaaGTGGGCCGAAATGTCCCATTGGCATTGTGATTGGATCACAGAGTTACAGTTGGATGTTTTTCATCCACTTATGTTCAG AAACTACACTCGCAAATACGATATGGATGATCCTCCAAAATTGGAAGAACCACTCGATGAATCGGACACCAGAGTAAAACGGTTACAGCAGCAAGATGGAGCTACGAACAGAGATAACTACAATTTGGAAGAGCGATTCTATCGATATGGAGTTCGCCCAGAGTGGTTAGTAGTGCATCGAGTGATAAATCATAGAATACAGAGAGATGGTAGGGCGACATATCTCGTCAAATGGAGGGATCTCGGCTACGACCAAGCTACCTGGGAAGATGAAAACGCGGATATTCCTGGGTTGAAACAAGCCGTAGAATATTATCTAGATTTGAGGGCCGCAAACAGCTGTGATGGAAGTTCATCTCGTAAGGGTAAAAAAG GAAAGGGCAAGAGATCAAAGACCCGTGAAATAATTGACGACGAAGAAAGAACACCTAAGAGATATACACCTCCTCCAGAAAAACCCACAACTGATTTAAAGAAGAAATACGAACGGCAACCAGATTATTTAGATATAACAGGAATGCAGTTACATCCCTACCAGTTGGAG GGCTTGAACTGGTTGAGGTACTCATGGGGTCAAGGAATAGACACGATATTGGCCGATGAAATGGGTTTAGGAAAAACAATTCAGACTATTACATTCTTGTATTCTCTTTACAAAGAAGGGCATTGCAAAGGACCATTCCTTGTTTCTGTTCCGTTATCTACAATCATAAACTGGGAGCGTGAATTTGAAACATGGGCGCCAGACTTTTACTGTGTTACTTATGTCG GTGACAAGGACAGCCGTATTGTGATACGTGAAAATGAATTGTCCTTTGAAGAAGGAGCTGTACGTGGTGGTCGAGCGTCCAAGATCCGTAGTTCGCAAATAAAGTTCAATGTTTTGTTAACTAGTTATGAATTGATCTCCATCGATTCAGCATGTCTGGGATCTATTGATTGGGCTGTTCTAGTCGTAGACGAGGCTCACAGGTTGAAATCCAATCAGTCAAAATTCTTTAGATTACTAGCTTCGTACAATATTGCGTACAAACTTCTATTGACTGGAACACCGCTGCAAAATAATTTAGAAGAACTGTTTCATTTGCTTAATTTCCTGTGCCGTGACAAGTTCAATGACTTGGCAGCCTTCCAAAATGAATTTGCTGATATATCAAAGGAAGAACAAGTCAAGAGATTGCACGAAATGCTTGGACCCCATATGCTCCGAAGATTGAAGGCTGACGTGCTTAAA aatatgCCGAGTAAATCAGAGTTCATTGTTAGAGTTGAACTATCACctatgcaaaaaaaatactacaaatatattttaacGCGAAATTTCGAAGCTCTGAATCCCAAGGGTGGAGGGCAACAAGTTTCACTGTTGAACATCATGATGGATCTGAAAAAATGCTGTAATCACCCATATTTGTTCCCTGCTGCATCTCAAGAAGCTCCCACTGGTCCTAATGGCAATTACGAAGGTTCAGCTTTGATCAAAGCAGCTGGAAAACTCGTACTATTGAGCAAAATGCTTAAAAAATTACGAGACGGTGGGCACAGAGTTCTGATATTCTCTCAGATGACAAAAATGTTGGACATTCTTGAAGACTATCTAGAAGGGGAAGGTTATAAGTACGAGAGAATTGACGGAAACATCACTGGAACGCAGAGACAAGAAGCTATCGATAGGTTCAATGCTCCAG gtGCGCAGCAGTTTGTGTTTCTTTTATCCACACGAGCTGGTGGTCTTGGTATCAATTTGGCTACAGCTGACACTGTGATAATCTACGATTCCGATTGGAATCCGCATAATGATATCCAAGCTTTCAGTAGAGCTCATAGAATTGGACAAGCGAACAAAGTGATGATATACAGATTCGTCACACGTAATTCTGTTGAAGAAAGAGTAACTCAAGTAGCGAAGCGTAAAATGATGCTCACGCACTTGGTTGTGCGCCCTGGTATGGGAGGCAAGGGTGCCAATTTCAGCAAGCAGGAATTGGATGACATTCTCCGATTTG GTACTGAGGAGCTGTTTAAGGAAGAAGAGGGTAAAGAAGATGAGGCTATCCATTACGACGATAAAGCCGTTGCCGAGTTACTGGATAGAAGTAAAGAGGGAATTGAGCAGAAAGAAAACTGGGCAAACGAATATTTGAGTTCTTTCAAAGTTGCTTCGTATGTGACTAAAGAGGGTGAAATTGAGGAAGAAGCTGATACAGAAATTATTAAACAAGAAGCTGAAAATACTGACCCCGCTTACTGGATCAAACTTTTGAGACATCACTACGAACAGCAACAAGAAGACATCGCAAGGACGCTGGGAAAAG GCAAGCGTGTAAGAAAACAAGTTAATTACAACGATGGTGGAGTGACCGGTGATCAAGGTACGAGAGATGATCAACCATGGCAGGAGAATTTGTCAGACTATAACAGTGACTTTAGCGCACCTAGTGACGACGATAAAGAGGATGACGACTTTGATGAAAAAGGTGATGGAGATCTTTTGTCTCGAAGAAGTAGACGTCGTTTGGAGAGACGTGACGAAAAGGACAGACCTCTGCCACCACTCTTGGCAAGAGTTAATGGAAATATTGAA GTCCTTGGTTTTAATGCCAGGCAGCGTAAGGCATTCTTAAACGCTATTATGAGGTATGGAATGCCTCCACAGGACGCCTTCAATTCGCAGTG GTTGGTGCGAGACCTGAGGGGCAAATCGGAAAAGAACTTCAAGGCCTACGTATCATTGTTCATGCGCCATCTGTGCGAACCCGGAGCTGATAATGCTGAAACTTTTGCCGACGGAGTTCCGAGAGAAGGTCTTAGCCGCCAACATGTCTTGACCAGGATTGGAGTCATGTCGCTCATTAGGAAAAAG GTTCAAGAATTCGAACACATAAATGGCTACTATTCGATGCCAGAAATGATTCGCAAACCCGTTGAACCTGTTGAACCTGTAAAAGCGGAAGGAGCTGGGGATAGCGGAGCTACTGGTACAAGTAGTACCAGTGCAACACCTGCCACATCGAATGCTCCAAGTCCCAGTCCAGCCGCTACGCCAACACCCGTTAATATTTCTAATGATCCCGCCGTTAAACCTAATACTGAGTCTCTGGAGTCGAGAGAAACCAAGGAGGATGTTAAAGAGAAAGACAAAGAG ACTACAGACGcacaagaaataaaagaggagCAGAAAGAGCcgaaagacgaagaagaacttaacaaagacaaagagaacgaggaagaaaaagaagagattaaACCGACGGATGGAGAGGcggaaaaatccgaaaaagctAAAGACAAGGTTGAGGCCAAATCAGAAGATAAGCAGCCAGTGAAACTCGATGAAAAGCCTGAAATCACTGAAATTAAGCCCAAACCAGAGTCAGAAGAAGATGTAGTCATTGTTaaagatgacgatgacgaaacggacaaaaaagaa gaaaaagaaagcaaacaCAAAGAGACGAAGGAGTCCGATTCAGAGGCAACGAAACCAAAGCGCAAGTTCATGTTTAATATCGCGGATGGTGGTTTCACCGAACTTCACACTTTGTGGTTGAACGAGGAGAAAGCTGCAGTACCTGGACGTGAATACGAAATTTGGCACCGCAGACACGATTATTGGCTGCTTGCCGGTATCGTGACTCACGGTTATGGTCGTTGGCAAGACATTCAGAACGATATTAG gttCGCTATAATAAATGAGCCTTTTAAGATGGATGTTGGCAAGGGAAATTtcctggaaataaaaaataaatttttagcaAGACGTTTTAAACTCTTAGAACAGGCTCTCGTTATAGAAGAGCAACTCAGGAGAGCTGCTTATCTAAATTTAACACAGGATCCCAATCATCCTGCTATGAGTCTCAACGCACGGTTTGCGGAAGTCGAATGTCTTGCCGAATCCCACCAGCACTTAAGCAAAGAGAGTTTGGCCGGTAATAAACCAGCCAATGCCGTGCTGCACAAG GTGCTAAATCAATTGGAGGAACTTTTGTCGGACATGAAATCTGACGTTAGTCGTTTGCCAGCCACATTAGCGAGAATTCCTCCGGTTGCTCAACGACTTCAAATGTCCGAACGATCTATCCTTAGCCGATTGGCCGCTACTGCACCAGGTGGAAATAATACTCAATCGGGTCAAGCTGCATTGTTAGCTCAACAATTTCCTGCAGGATTTTCAGGAGGGCAGTTACCTGCTACCTTCGCAGGTGCTgcaaacttcggaaattttagGCCACAGTATTCGGTGCCTGGACAACCGCCCCAAGGTTTTACAG CTTGA